The Bacteroidales bacterium genomic sequence ATTGAAGAAAAACGAAAGGCTGTCCCCCTTGGATTTCAGATATATACAGAGATGGGTTACATGAAGGCACCGGCTGGTTCAAATAATAAGGGTAATTTTATGTACTGTCCTGCCGGTAAGGAAACGCTGGCGGTCTATCCTGACGGAACTTTATACCCCTGTCCTTTTCTCACCGGTTTTGCTGTTGGAAAATGGCCGGAGGATTCACTGGAAAATGTGTGGTTCCATTCGCCGGATTTGGCCCTGCTGCGCAGGTTTAATGCGGAAGAGGTTGACGGAAAATGCGGGCAATGCCTGTACAAAACTTTATGCGGTGGAGGGTGCCGGGCTTTTGCCCACTACTTCGGATCTGCAATAGACAGCTTTGATCCGTATTGTATGGCTTCGGAAGAGAAGGAAATCGATGCACAGGATAATTTTTCGGTGTAAGTTGTCAGAAATTTTTCAGTAAGAAGGTGAAAGCGAACAAAAAAACCCGCTTCCACAGCGGGTTTTTTAATTTTATGCTGGTTGCCCTGCCAGGGCTCGAACCTGGACTTTTCTGATCCAGAGTCAGACGTGTTGCCAATTACACCACAGGGCAAAGCGGGTGCAAAATTAACCAATAAGAATGAATTTGCAAAATGCTGTCAATCATTTCCGGAAATGCTTATCTTAGCTGATGTCTTAGGACATTTACCCATGGAGGCGAATTTCATATCGGACAACGGTATGGGGATAAACTGGAAGCGGAAGGTTATTTTCTTTCTTCTTTTTTTGCTTGCCGGGTTTATGCAGAATGAGCTGAATGCGCAAAGCTTCAGACTGGAAAGACCGCGCATCAGAAATTTTCCTTCCTCGGTTTATGGGGCCGATAAACAAAACTGGAGCATCAGCCAGGATGGAAAAGGAAGAATGTATTTCGCCAACAACAAAGGATTGGTTGAATTTAACGGGTCGGTATGGAAAACATTTCCGTTTCCTGCAGGAACCATTGTCCGGTCTGTTCTGTGCGATTCAACAGGGCGTATTTATGCAGGTTCTTTTGAAGAATTCGGATACTGGGAGAAAACAAATGACGGGAAAATGAAATACATTTCCCTGGTTCCCCAGCTTAAAAATTATCAATTTCATAATGAAGAAATCTGGAATATTGTTTCCTGGAAAGGTATTGTATATTTTCAATCATTTTCAGTGATTTTTGCCTGGGATGGAACCACTGTTGAACCTGTATTTCCTCCGGGTTTTATAACATGCTTCACCGGAATCAATTCGCAACTTCTTCTGGTAATTGCCGATCACGGACTTTTTCAACTTTCGGGCAGGAACATCGCACCCGTTGACACCTCGGATTTTTTCAGAAATACGGAGATAAGGGTCCTGCTGTCTTATGACCGGAACAATATGCTGGTGGCCACAGCCAATAAAGGTATCTATTTGTACGAATCATCAGGGAAACTTGTTCCCTGGTTTCAGAAACAATGGTCGCTGATAGGCAATGCCGTTATCAACCGGGGTACGGTTACCCGCGACAGTGTGTTCATCCTTGGTACAATTCTGGAAGGCGCTTATGCTTTTACAAGGGAGGGTAATCTTCTGTTTCATATCACACGAGAGAACGGAATACAGAACAATACGGTGTTGTCGGCTTTTACTGACCAGGACAATAATGTCTGGCTTGGTTTGGATAATGGCATTGATCTGGTTATTCTTTCAGGTCCTGTATCATTTTCCTTTGATCCTTCGGGGAAATTGGGATCTGTTTATGCTATTGCCATCCATGAGGGTTATCTGTATGCGGGCACAAACCAGGGCATTTTCTGTTCTCCTTTTAATGTTTCAGGAGATATTCTGCAGCCAGTTTTCCGTCTTATACCCGGAAGCCAGGGACAGGTGTGGTCGTTTCATGCATCAAACTCCCAGCTTCTTTGCGGGCATAATGAAGGAACGTTTGAAGTTTACCCCGACAGGATCGTTAAAATCTCTCCGGTAACCGGCGGATTTTCTTTTACAAACTTCCGCTCAGGAGCAGATAACTACCTGATTCAGAGCACATATACTGATCTGGTTGTTTATGCCGAAAAGAACCAGAAATGGATATTCCGTAATACTGTCAGCGGGTTCCGTCATCCGATCCGGCAAATTATGACCGATCAAAACGGAAATATATGGGCATGCCACCTTCAGCGTGGTTTGTTCAAAGTAAGATTATCACCTGACCTGGCGACAGCTGAGAAGGTTCTCTTTTACGGGAAGCAGAAAGGACTTGAAAGTGATTACGGTATCCGGATGGCTCTTTTTGAAAACCACCTTGTTTTTCTGAACGAAGGACGTGTTTATTCATACAACGATCTTCTGGATAGCATGGTGCTGTTTGATTTTATTCATCAACAACTGAAGCCGGATTACCGCACCAGACAAATACTTACAGCCGGGGAACACACCTATTTTTTTGTAACAGATAATTCAATCGATGTGTTTAAGGTTCAAAAGGGAAATCTTATCGCTACGGGTTCCTATCCGACCGAGCTTTTTGACAATAAACTGGTCAGGAATTTTGAGTTCGTTTATCCGTGCGGTTCGGATACCTGGATGACTGGGCTGGAGAATGGACTTGCTCTCTTTGCAGACCGTAAAGATGAGATGGTTAAAGGGAAAAAAACTGCCAGTATTGAAATGGCTGAGTCTTTTGGCAGGAAAGATTCGGCGCAGCATCCCTTAACCGAAGGAACCGGAGAACCAGTTATGATTCCGTTTTCTCAGAACAGCATTGTTTTTCACTTTTCATGCCCCATGTACACATCCGAGCCTTATTTTCTCATCAAGCTCGACGGGATGGATAAGGAATGGATAAGTACCGAATTACCGTATGTGCGTTATGAGCGACTTCCCTGGGGGAAATATGTCTTCCATGTGAAGGCAGTGGCATCAGGAGGAGAATTTTCGGACGAAAGCATTTTTACCTTCATTGTTCGTCGCCCATGGTACTGGTCTACCTTATCAAAGATCATATATGGATTGATTTTGCTTACGTTTGTTTACCTCTCCAGAATCTATGTAAAAAGGCGTCTGGAAAATCAGGCGCGTAAATTACGGATTGAAAAAGAAAGGGAAATGATACGGCTCCGCAACGAAAAACTGGAAGCGGAGGTTCACTATAAAAGCCTGCAACTGGCCAATACTACATACTCTATTATTAAGAAGAATGAACTACTGATGGAACTCAAGCGGTTGCTCGGGCAAATGAAAAAGCCTGCAGAACAGGGCTTTTCAACGCAGTCTCGCAATGTGCTCAGATTGCTTGACCGCAATATAACCGATGAAGAAGACTGGAAGGTGTTCGAAAGCAATTTTGAGCAGGCGCATGAAGAATTTCTGAAAAGAATCAAGAAACAGTATCCTGATTTAACCCCGGGAGACCTGAAGCTTTGTGCCTTCATCCGAATGAATCTTTCCTCCAAGAAAATAGCCGCTCTGCTTGGCATAACTACCCGAGGGGTGGAAAATCACAGGTACAGGCTGCGGAAAAAACTTAATCTGGATCGCGATGTGAACCTTACAGACTACCTGATGCAATTCTGAATTTTTTTCCGTTTCCCGTCCATAAACTGTTATCACAAAATCCAAATAATCAATTATTTATTAACTCATGGTGTAGTAATGATGAGGTGCATGCCGCAAATCATCATGGCATGGTGTATTTTATGTGAAGGTTTCTTTGGCTAATCCCTCTCATTGCTGATGTATCTTTAACCTGCTTTCTTTTACGAAGCAGTATTTCTGTATCAAAACCATATACCTGCTACCTATGAAAAGATCTGGTTTGATTCGTAAAGCGTGTTTTTTCCTGTTTGTTTTCCTGTTCAGCAGTACAGGGATTCTTTTGGCTCAGGAGAGGGTTCTGAGCGGCGTTGTCCGTGATGCGGAAACAAAGGAACCTCTGCCGGGGGCCAATGTAATAATTAAAGGTACGACAAGAGGTACCATCACCGATCTGAACGGAAATTTTTCTCTTCGGCTTCAATCGGGCGATGAGGTACTGGTTGTATCCTTTGTGGGATATAATAACAAGGAGATACAACCAGGTTCGCAACAATTCGTTGAGGTTTTGCTCGAAACCGAAAAAGTTGCTCTTGGAGAAATCGTTGTGATCGGGTATGGCACTGTGAGAAAGAGCGATCTTACTGGTTCCGTAAGCTCTGTGAAAGCGGAGGAAATGACCCGCATCACCGCTTCAAATCCTGTTCAGGGGCTGATGGGCAAAGTGGCCGGTGTACAGGTAACCAACACCTCAGGTGCACCGGGTGCTGCCCCTGTGGTGCGCGTAAGAGGAGTCGGTACTTTTAACAATTCTTCGCCCATTTATGTGGTTGATGGAGTTATTCTTGATGATATTTCATTTCTGAATGCTTCTGATATAGCTTCAACTGAAGTGTTGAAAGATGCCTCAGCAACCGCCATTTATGGTTCCCGCGGTGCAAACGGGGTCATTATTATCACTACCCGCAGTGGCAGTCTGACCAAAGGGAAGACGGTGTTTTCCTATTCGGGGGAATACAATCTTCAGATGCTGGCCAAGAAAATAGACCTTTTGAATGGAAGGGAGTTTGCTATTATTTCAAACGAAATCAGGCCGGGAAGCTTTAATAATGTGGATGCGGTGCCGAATACCGACTGGCAGGATCTTATTTTCCATACGGCACCCATGCACAACCATCAGTTTTCAGCCTCTGGGTCCACTGAAAACATGCAGTTTTATTTCGGAGTAGGGTATTTCAACCAGCAGGGTATTATCGACAAATCATCCTATGAAAGGCTTACCATTAAACTGAATAACACCTATCAGCTGAGCAAGGGTATAAAACTGGGAAATAATCTGACCATTGCCCCGCATAAAGAGCAGATAGCTCCCAATGTAACTTATTCGGCGTACAGGGCCCAGCCTGTTCTTGTACCCTATTATCCCGACGGAAGTTTCGGTGTAGTTTACAATGTGGGAAATCCGCTGGCTGATCTGAAATATTCGAATAACTACAACAAGGGAATCAGAGGTGTGGGCAACTTCTTTGCCGAAGCTACCCTTTTGAAACATTTTACACTCAAAAGTAGTTTTGGTCTGGATGCATCCTATAATAAAGCGGTGTCTTTCACACCTGAATTCACTGTATATAACCCTGATGGAACAGCTTCGCAGCAGCAGAATGTTGGCAGTGATCTTTACAAAGGTACAGGGGACTTCCTCGGATGGCTATGGGAAAATACCCTAAACTACAGTCAGACGTTTGGAAAACACACACTGGATGCCGTAGCAGGTTATACCATGCAGGACAATTCGTCGGAAAGCTACGGGATATCGGGTCAGAATATTTTAAGGGACGGACGGGATTTCTGGTATCTCCAGCCATCTTACCTCACCAATACCATCAATCAATTCAGAAATTCAGTCGATCCGAACCAATATTATTCCATGATTTCGTATCTGTTTCGGGTCAATTATACTTATGACGGGAAATATATTTTCACAACCACGTTCCGCCGGGATGGATCGTCGAAGTTTGCACCCGGCAACCGGTTTTCCAACTTCCCGTCGTTTGCTGCCGGCTGGAACATTACACGGGAGAAATTCATGGAAGCATTCCCCTTCGTGAGCAATCTCAAGCTCAGGGCAAGCTGGGGTATTATTGGAAACGATAAAATCATTTATACCGACAGGTTCTCAACCGTAAATGCCAATCTGGTAAGTGTTTTTGGTGTCAATCCGACTGCATGGCCGGCAGCTACTTATAGCAAAAGCGGAAATCCTGACCTGAAATGGGAAAGCACCTATCAAACCGATATAGGGCTTGAAACGGGTTTTTTCCAGAACAAACTTACAGCCGAGTTTGATTTTTATAACAAGGTAACAAAGGATATCCTTGTAGAACTTTCCACTCCCGGGTATCTTGGAAACGGTCAGGGCCAGAAGGTGCGTTTCAATGCGGCATCGGTACTCAACAGAGGGTTGGAATTTCAGGTTAACTGGAGAGAAAAGAAAAATGATTTTTCCTACAGTGTCGGATTGCTGGGTTCCACTATTCACAATGAAGTACTGAAAATTGGCGGAAATGTTGGCATCGATTCCGTACTGATAGGTGGGTACCTGGGAAACGGAATTCCTGTTACGCAGAGCAGAGTTGGCCTGCCAATCGGCGCATTTTACGGATACAAAACCAACGGTATATTCCAGACGCCCGAAGAACTGGCTGCCTATCCGCACAGTTCACAGGCTGAGGTTGGCGATCTTCGTTTTGTGGATGTTAACCACGACAGCAAAATTGACGGGAACGACCGCACGTTCATAGGATCTCCCATTCCAACGTTCATCTATGGGTTTCACTTCGAGGCAGGATACAAAGACTTTGAGCTTTCACTTGATTTACAGGGCCAAACCGGAAATAAAATATTTAATGGCAAAGAGGTAGTACGTCCTGATCCCTATAATTTTGAAAAACATGTATTCAACCGTTGGACAGGGCCCGGCACAAGCAATACTGAACCCAGACCTTCGTTCGGAGGCTATAATTACTCCCCTTCCGACAGATTTGTTCAGGACGGTTCCTTTTTACGCCTGAGGAATATAACATTTTCGTATGCATTACCTTCCGGCCTGTCCGACAAGCTTCAGCTTTCGAAGGCTGTTCTTTATCTGAAAGGTACCAATCTGTATACTCTGACCAAATTCACCGGATATACTCCGGAGATTGGCAGTGAGGATGTTCTGTCAAACGGGATTGATAATGGTATCTACCCGGTTACTGCT encodes the following:
- a CDS encoding TonB-dependent receptor, with the translated sequence MKRSGLIRKACFFLFVFLFSSTGILLAQERVLSGVVRDAETKEPLPGANVIIKGTTRGTITDLNGNFSLRLQSGDEVLVVSFVGYNNKEIQPGSQQFVEVLLETEKVALGEIVVIGYGTVRKSDLTGSVSSVKAEEMTRITASNPVQGLMGKVAGVQVTNTSGAPGAAPVVRVRGVGTFNNSSPIYVVDGVILDDISFLNASDIASTEVLKDASATAIYGSRGANGVIIITTRSGSLTKGKTVFSYSGEYNLQMLAKKIDLLNGREFAIISNEIRPGSFNNVDAVPNTDWQDLIFHTAPMHNHQFSASGSTENMQFYFGVGYFNQQGIIDKSSYERLTIKLNNTYQLSKGIKLGNNLTIAPHKEQIAPNVTYSAYRAQPVLVPYYPDGSFGVVYNVGNPLADLKYSNNYNKGIRGVGNFFAEATLLKHFTLKSSFGLDASYNKAVSFTPEFTVYNPDGTASQQQNVGSDLYKGTGDFLGWLWENTLNYSQTFGKHTLDAVAGYTMQDNSSESYGISGQNILRDGRDFWYLQPSYLTNTINQFRNSVDPNQYYSMISYLFRVNYTYDGKYIFTTTFRRDGSSKFAPGNRFSNFPSFAAGWNITREKFMEAFPFVSNLKLRASWGIIGNDKIIYTDRFSTVNANLVSVFGVNPTAWPAATYSKSGNPDLKWESTYQTDIGLETGFFQNKLTAEFDFYNKVTKDILVELSTPGYLGNGQGQKVRFNAASVLNRGLEFQVNWREKKNDFSYSVGLLGSTIHNEVLKIGGNVGIDSVLIGGYLGNGIPVTQSRVGLPIGAFYGYKTNGIFQTPEELAAYPHSSQAEVGDLRFVDVNHDSKIDGNDRTFIGSPIPTFIYGFHFEAGYKDFELSLDLQGQTGNKIFNGKEVVRPDPYNFEKHVFNRWTGPGTSNTEPRPSFGGYNYSPSDRFVQDGSFLRLRNITFSYALPSGLSDKLQLSKAVLYLKGTNLYTLTKFTGYTPEIGSEDVLSNGIDNGIYPVTAVYSFGLNITF